One segment of Neodiprion fabricii isolate iyNeoFabr1 chromosome 1, iyNeoFabr1.1, whole genome shotgun sequence DNA contains the following:
- the LOC124183507 gene encoding protein shifted, protein MQQAVAPAAVAVLVSALLCSLGGWVDAKKTRPPTGDISLWIDQQQVKMFSGLEIEIYAIMEGTVLSYLLDPEFETKLPTIPSEVSCVNFTWKSGVKRYYYNFDRLKSVNESILKTPSITIKQRGRVPRRPKEFSVLLPCSGNSSGVVQFKIGLVIQTRKGVPLKGTPLRLSLQKECALREPNPGPCPDGYLGPPHCKKALCYPNCMNGGNCTAPGVCSCPPGFQGPYCEGGICTEKCLNGGKCVQKDTCECPKGYFGLRCEFSKCVIPCVNGGKCKGNNVCRCPAGFKGNHCEIGRRSPQRSACTRPCRNGSCQPDNTCQCEPGWFGKLCNKNKPWA, encoded by the exons ATGCAGCAGGCCGTAGCCCCGGCAGCCGTGGCTGTCCTGGTCTCGGCGCTGCTCTGCTCCCTCGGGGGCTGGGTCGACGCCAAAAAGACCCGCCCACCAACCGGCGACATATCCCTATGGATCGATCAGCAACAGGTGAAAATGTTCAGCG GATTAGAAATTGAGATATACGCGATAATGGAAGGTACGGTGTTGTCGTACCTCCTGGACCCGGAGTTTGAGACGAAACTACCGACGATACCGAGCGAAGTGTCGTGTGTTAATTTCACGTGGAAGTCTGGCGTTAAGAGGTACTATTATAATTTCGATCGACTCaaatcggtcaacgagtcTATCCTCAAGACACCCTCGATCACGATCAAGCAACGAGGGAGGGTGCCGAGGAGACCAAAAG AATTCAGCGTGCTTCTACCATGTTCGGGGAATAGTTCAGGCGTTGTTCAATTCAAGATCGGGCTGGTCATCCAAACGCGGAAGGGTGTTCCCCTGAAAGGAACCCCCCTTCGGCTGAGCTTGCAAAAGGAATGCGCTCTACGCG AACCTAATCCTGGACCATGTCCAGATGGTTACTTGGGACCACCGCATTGTAAGAAGGCGTTGTGCTATCCCAATTGCATGAATGGTGGAAACTGCACCGCACCTGGAGTCTGTTCCTGTCCACCAGGTTTTCAAGGACCTTATTGCGAAGGAG gTATTTGCACAGAGAAATGTTTGAATGGAGGTAAATGTGTGCAAAAGGATACCTGTGAATGCCCCAAGGGATACTTTGGTCTTCGTTGTGAATTTT CCAAATGCGTGATTCCTTGTGTAAATGGTGGAAAATGTAAGGGAAACAATGTGTGTCGTTGTCCGGCTGGATTCAAAGGCAATCATTGCGAGATTGGGAGAAGATCACCGCAGAGGTCGGCATGTACGAGACCTTGTCGAAATGGCTCGTGCCAGCCAGACAACACGTGTCAGTGTGAACCTGGGTGGTTTGGGAAATTATGCAACAAGAATAAGCCATGGGCTTGA
- the LOC124183511 gene encoding 5-demethoxyubiquinone hydroxylase, mitochondrial, with the protein MLRLSGCRLASTASSATSNTKAGKLLDAIIRVDHAGELGADRIYAGQMAVLGKTSVGPTIQHMWDQEKGHREKFEELIRKHRVRPTVLVPLWNVAGFVLGAGTAMMGPKAAMACTVAVETVIVEHYNEQLRSLMENSDENVDKELLDTIRKFRDEEQEHHDTGIDHGAEQAPFYKALTNVIKAGCKTAITISKVI; encoded by the exons ATGTTGCGCCTGAGTGGCTGCCGCTTGGCGAGCACAGCTTCGTCTGCAACGTCCAATACAAAAGCTGGGAAACTGTTGGATGCTATTATAAGAGTGGACCATGCTGGTGAACTTGGAGCAGACCGAATATACGCAGGACAAATGGCTGTCCTAG GCAAAACATCAGTGGGGCCGACTATACAGCATATGTGGGATCAGGAAAAAGGGCACCGCGAAAAGTTTGAAGAATTAATCAGGAAACACCGCGTAAGACCGACGGTTCTCGTCCCGTTATGGAACGTAGCCGGATTCGTTTTGGGTGCTGGGACAGCAATGATGGGACCAAAGGCAGCAATGGCCTGTACTGTAGCAGTGGAGACTGTGATCGTTGAGCACTATAACGAGCAGCTGCGATCTTTGATGGAAAATAGTGACGAGAACGTAGACAAAGAGTTGTTGGATACAATACGAAAGTTCCGTGATGAAGAGCAGGAACATCACGACACTGGAATTGATCATGGTGCTGAACAGGCACCGTTTTATAAAGCTTTAACTAACGTTATTAAAGCAGGATGCAAAACAGCCATAACGATATCAAAAGTCATTTAA